The following coding sequences are from one Leishmania braziliensis MHOM/BR/75/M2904 complete genome, chromosome 36 window:
- a CDS encoding putative DNA-binding protein, translating into MPSSDQVLVDALRSRLKRRRSDIFRYLDALFYEDCRRIMECVSELDSNDLFLRNPSSLPDYAQHVPRPMYWELINRKLQRYEYRAAADFMADMRAVVNNCYLYNGIQAPASKVARAMEVLMEDRFVTELRAAPVPPAEVKKACIGMSSADSREILRIYTFYEGLEVSTTSGNTNIQLRSAKSATLRRMLEYARSSAEHREKKARLRHAAKVSRVSDRRRQAMAGAQAAVMQQDAAVQFHQDAEPRLEQVPQNAQAAMPMMEEVSPIRIEEEGEWLDEGDLEESSPM; encoded by the coding sequence ATGCCCTCGAGTGATCAGGTTCTGGTCGATGCGCTGCGTAGTCGTCtgaagaggcggcgcagtgACATTTTCCGTTATCTCGATGCCCTTTTCTACGAAGACTGTCGCCGCATCATGGAGTGCGTGTCTGAACTGGACAGCAATGACTTGTTTCTCAGAAACCCATCTTCCTTGCCGGACTATGCGCAGCATGTTCCTCGGCCTATGTACTGGGAGCTGATTAATAGGAAACTGCAGCGCTACGAGTACAGGGCCGCGGCGGACTTTATGGCTGACATGCGGGCAGTTGTCAACAACTGTTATCTGTACAATGGCATTCAAGCGCCGGCATCAAAGGTTGCACGAGCGATGGAGGTTCTTATGGAGGATCGATTTGTGACGGAGCTGAGGGCTGCACCAGTGCCGCCGGCGGAAGTGAAGAAGGCGTGCATCGGTATGTCTTCGGCTGACAGCCGCGAGATTCTTCGCATCTACACTTTCTACGAAGGACTGGAGGTAAGCACAACGTCAGGAAACACAAACATTCAGCTCCGCTCTGCCAAAAGCGCCACGCTGCGGCGCATGCTTGAATACGCCCGGAGTAGCGCTGAGCATCGGGAGAAGAAGGCCAGACTGCGGCATGCCGCAAAGGTGTCGCGTGTGTCGGATCGACGCCGGCAGGCGATGGCAGGGGCTCAGGCAGCGGTGATGCAGCAGgacgcagctgtgcagttCCATCAAGACGCCGAACCTCGACTAGAGCAGGTTCCTCAAAATGCGCAAGCGGCCATGCCGatgatggaggaggtgagcCCCATCcgcatcgaggaggagggggagtggcTCGACGAGGGGGATTTGGAGGAATCGTCGCCGATGTGA
- a CDS encoding putative nuclear pore complex protein (NUP155), with the protein MQQQLSTARHGAKHMVEDAVSAVLNSAAVERHPNPHAIGFVRSNSYALSTRDTTYAVPDFFPVGGVAWPEPLLELWKSMRYSSLTGVFADLSRAWFTVDNRLVIWDYHGGREFCIYDEIPELISVVGAPLRPLSGVFQPHVTYIIPVGTTSMMFLLGLCIMGEGAQAEMKVVNLGYSCSTDTVITKAIGSGGHVFCAGADGNVYEVRYMRDNTPITPKIRMVSYGYWLSTAPVLGQVTSVVASVWKSWRGGMHGGLIDLVVDERDGILATLCERSRISLWRLIPSGGMRYILSLRHRPGRLPRSHTTPNGEPAPLVRLFVIETDAQGCRLMATALNGDQFRYRYINIFDSVFSAELILQSHTPSYLSVNKEISVCYASASAFLAAFSDMNDDRASDEVLAATSPATVIAPHQNVRDIVATFSGSSSRIVRVDAIERMPTQGSQNFSDLCAQVCSPGPTYVVVHRHGLSLFAQARPVDTLYLILLISDADCREGLLSRFTSVYSAPDYAAMLLQIAVGALNATTKLPLPFTKDSAFLSSHDDGVPLNDLGQQLLSGSSAEVLKRARELLRSLQLPVTQASNGMDAEVQNVVVLMSPFATGLVAFVARALCLLWNTAMSAITQSSATTTVRVLEKIIQYLDSLSISVLPEHQRTLNFQHEWQVDKVVVMVPRDRSLRAEDVKRLQAAMLYNCYELVHKAWQATTLLQRVLGIPLYSEDASVTFAQVMRDAGVAQRLGHYLSQVMLDSQYGISAGSGHRVVSFAQLQRQCPYFFGGISSETYQLQSDMLSLTRGESLQCYTEAQMHKWVAEVGAKAAAYWPSGALQSICEQLRSLKRENVAVELLLHAAAQLDPGNAALAVFLAEGPCQVGDKTRYASAYSAHQTKTQVLELVVSTLESAWLTHRSVVEDLLGGPRRSGTIWQVEPSDEYAHCFLFDWMCAPRDDRNTTKLLRETLVAARSPFLSNYLRRNAEVLAEEYAHYLASVQGDYRGAMQQCFVMALAPLPDTPVADRLQYRLRCLREALDCARKCQSDQTQQVEQQLRLMEAQQRLYRIATEFLSSGSATLDRRVKWEGDVVTERDVAVQHIEFLSSFVASASDLIEVGGMYPALGGAEVQLDALLCSNVTDAGVYATCISRAYENQKDKTETITKRLIDRYFHQISCFPLSHLVRLLEARAFLRAPTGSAHVVQLLMSLAVDPKVLFITYESILEGRDDTGVECVEFAEAGVTRGYLVYAYATVLVNLADLGRRGSVQQWIVTNAMAATRSMIRRAANIVTSPNEQLAVERAEELLRKANTLAASGVCL; encoded by the coding sequence ATGCAGCAACAACTCAGCACGGCGCGACACGGCGCCAAGCACATGGTCGAGGACGCTGTGAGCGCGGTACTTAATAGTGCGGCAGTGGAGCGACATCCCAACCCACACGCCATCGGCTTTGTACGGTCGAACTCGTACGCTTTAAGTACGCGTGACACGACGTACGCCGTCCCTGACTTTTTTCCGGTAGGCGGAGTGGCGTGGCCAGAACCGCTGCTGGAGTTGTGGAAGTCGATGCGCTACAGCTCCCTCACCGGCGTGTTTGCCGACTTGTCCCGTGCGTGGTTCACTGTAGACAACCGTCTTGTCATTTGGGACTACCATGGCGGTCGCGAATTCTGCATCTACGATGAGATTCCCGAGCTGATCAGCGTTGTCGGCGCTCCTCTCCGGCCCCTTAGTGGCGTCTTCCAGCCGCACGTGACATACATCATTCCCGTGGGCACCACCAGCATGATGTTCCTCTTAGGCCTTTGCATTATGGGCGAAGGGGCGCAGGCTGAGATGAAGGTTGTTAATCTGGGGTACAGCTGCTCCACTGACACCGTGATAACGAAGGCGattggcagcggcggccacgtGTTCTGCGCAGGTGCGGACGGCAATGTGTATGAGGTGCGCTACATGCGTGATAATACCCCCATCACTCCCAAGATACGAATGGTAAGTTACGGCTATTGGCTCTCCACCGCCCCTGTCCTTGGGCAGGTGACATCGGTTGTTGCGAGCGTGTGGAAATCTTGGAGAGGCGGCATGCACGGCGGACTTATCGATCTCGTGGTGGACGAGCGTGACGGCATCTTGGCGACACTGTGCGAGCGCAGCAGGATTAGCCTGTGGCGTCTGATCCCTAGTGGTGGCATGCGCTACATACTGTCTCTGCGCCACCGTCCCGGTCGTCTGCCGCGTTCGCATACCACCCCTAATGGCGAAccagcgccgctggtgcggcTTTTTGTGATAGAGACAGATGCGCAAGGGTGCCGCCTCATGGCCACCGCCCTCAACGGAGACCAGTTTCGCTACCGCTACATCAACATATTCGATTCCGTCTTCAGCGCTGAACTCATTCTGCAATCGCACACACCCTCGTACTTGTCGGTAAACAAAGAAATCAGTGTTTGCTACGCCTCCGCGTCGGCGTTCTTGGCGGCCTTTAGCGACATGAACGACGACCGAGCCTCTGATGAAGTgctcgccgccacctcccctgCCACGGTAATAGCACCCCATCAAAACGTGCGGGACATCGTGGCGACCTTCAGCGGTTCATCCTCGCGTATTGTGCGAGTCGACGCGATCGAGCGGATGCCCACGCAGGGCTCGCAAAACTTCTCTGACTTGTGCGCTCAGGTTTGCTCACCCGGACCGACGTACGTCGTGGTGCACCGCCATGGCCTCTCACTTTTTGCCCAAGCCCGCCCTGTTGATACGCTGTACCTCATTCTGTTGATAAGCGATGCGGACTGCCGCGAGGGTCTCCTCAGTCGCTTCACGTCTGTGTACAGTGCGCCCGACTATGCGGCGATGCTCCTTCAGATTGCCGTTGGCGCGTTGAACGCAACGACGAAGCTCCCACTGCCGTTCACGAAAGACTCGGCGTTTTTGAGCAGCCACGACGATGGGGTGCCATTGAATGACCTTGGCCAACAACTGCTGAGCGGGTCGAGCGCCGAAGTACTGAAGAGAGCACGCGAACTGCTGCGCAGCCTACAGCTGCCTGTGACGCAGGCGAGTAACGGAATGGATGCGGAGGTCCAAAATGTCGTTGTGCTCATGTCACCATTTGCGACAGGACTCGTTGCTTTTGTTGCCCGAGCACTGTGCCTACTCTGGAATACGGCAATGAGCGCGATCACGCAGAGCAGTGCAACCACCACGGTGCGGGTGCTCGAAAAAATCATCCAGTACTTGGACAGTCTCTCTATCAGCGTACTGCCGGAGCATCAGCGTACGCTGAATTTCCAGCACGAGTGGCAAGTAGACAAGGTCGTTGTTATGGTGCCACGCGACCGGAGCCTGCGTGCCGAGGACGTGAAGCGGCTGCAGGCGGCCATGTTGTACAACTGCTACGAACTGGTGCACAAGGCGTGGCAggcgacgacgctgctgcagcgcgttcTTGGCATCCCACTCTACTCTGAAGACGCATCGGTTACATTTGCGCAGGTGATGCGAGACGCTGGCGTTGCACAGCGGCTTGGACATTATCTGAGTCAGGTGATGCTAGATTCCCAGTATGGAATCAGTGCTGGGTCTGGGCACCGAGTGGTCTCCttcgcacagctgcagcggcagtgcccGTACTTTTTTGGCGGCATCAGCTCGGAAACCTATCAGCTGCAAAGCGATATGCTTTCCTTGACTCGCGGCGAGTCTCTTCAATGCTACACAGAGGCACAGATGCACAAGTGGGTTGCCGAGGTTGGTGCTAAGGCTGCGGCATACTGGCCTTCTGGTGCGCTTCAGAGCATCtgtgagcagctgcggagcCTGAAACGTGAGAATGTGGCGGTGGAACTCTTGCTgcacgcagcggcgcagctggacCCGGGtaacgcggcgctggctgTTTTTCTGGCGGAGGGTCCCTGCCAAGTGGGTGATAAGACACGGTACGCCAGCGCCTACTCGGCGCACCAGACCAAGACGCAGGTGCTGGAGCTTGTTGTTTCTACGTTGGAGTCTGCGTGGCTGACGCATCGGAGCGTGGTGGAGGACCTCCTCGGCGGACCGCGTCGTTCTGGAACCATTTGGCAGGTGGAGCCGTCAGACGAGTATGCGCACTGCTTCCTCTTCGACTGGATGTGCGCCCCCCGCGACGACAGGAATACGACCAAATTGCTGCGAGAGACGCTTGTGGCGGCGCGCTCACCGTTTCTTAGCAACTATTTGCGGCGCAATGCCGAGGTTCTGGCTGAGGAGTATGCGCACTACCTCGCCAGCGTGCAAGGCGACTACCGGGGCGCGATGCAGCAATGCTTTGTCATGGCCCTGGCTCCGCTTCCCGACACGCCAGTAGCTGACCGGCTTCAGTATCGCCTCCGGTGCCTGCGCGAGGCCCTCGATTGTGCCAGGAAGTGTCAATCCGACCAAACGCAgcaggtggagcagcagttGCGCTTgatggaggcgcagcagcgtttGTATCGCATTGCCACCGAGTTCCTTTcctccggcagcgccacgcTCGACCGTCGTGTGAAGTGGGAGGGTGATGTCGTGACGGAGCGTGATGTTGCCGTGCAACATATCGAGTTCTTGTCGAGCTTTGTCGCCTCTGCAAGCGACCTGATAGAGGTGGGTGGCATGTATCCGGCGCTGGGGGgtgcggaggtgcagctggatgcgctgctctgcTCCAACGTCACGGACGCAGGCGTGTATGCCACCTGCATTAGCCGTGCTTATGAGAACCAGAAGGACAAGACAGAGACTATTACGAAGCGACTCATTGACAGGTACTTTCACCAAATCAGCTGCTTTCCGCTTTCACATCTagtgcggctgctggaggcTCGCGCGTTTCTGCGTGCCCCGACAGGGTCGGCGCacgtggtgcagctgctgatgaGTCTCGCTGTTGATCCAAAGGTGCTCTTCATCACGTACGAGAGCATTCTTGAAGGGAGGGATGACACAGGTGTGGAGTGTGTGGAGTTTGCCGAGGCTGGTGTCACGCGGGGCTATCTTGTTTACGCATACGCCACGGTGCTGGTAAATCTGGCGGACCTCGGCCGACGCGGGTCTGTGCAGCAGTGGATCGTCACCAACGCCATGGCCGCCACACGCAGTATGATTCGCCGCGCTGCAAACATTGTCACATCCCCAAATGAGCAGCTGGCTGTGGAGCGAGCAGAGGAGCTACTGCGAAAAGCCAACACGCTTGCCGCGAGTGGCGTGTGTCTGTAG
- a CDS encoding putative T-complex protein 1, theta subunit, which produces MSFMQTGPQSMLKDGSAFVDDPVLKNIEACRELSKITRSSMGPNGLCKMVINHLNKLFVTHDAATILRELEVEHPAAKLLVQAANAMQEEVGDGTNFVVTLCGELLSQAESLVRMGLHPSEIIEGYKKAGSKSLELLDTMVCKSVDDCLRKEQVMDAIRTSIASKQYGYEDFLADVVADACINVCPSNVRSFNVDNVRVVKLDGESILSTKLVRGFVIGRNTESNLKHLKSAKVAVYSCAVDVPSLETKGTALIENAEDLIQYSRKEEEIMQEIISNIHKSGANLIVSNSTFGDLALHFINRLGMMAVRIPSKFELRRLCAAVGARVMTRLDAPSMEDMGACDSVDVLDIGGKNVTAFVQDRDDSKLSTIVVRGATQNVLDDVERAIDDGVNVFKALTKDKRVVAGAGAVEMELQKELTLYAEANPGLDQYAVRKYASSFEVVARTLAEASGFNGTDMVTQLEADHNAGKKYQGVNLNDGTTLDAVEAGIVEPHMTKFWAIRLATDTVLTVLSVNQIIVAKQAGGPKNRPDQARDAD; this is translated from the coding sequence ATGTCGTTTATGCAGACAGGTCCGCAGAGCATGCTGAAGGATGGCTCGGCGTTTGTAGATGATCCGGTGTTGAAGAACATTGAGGCATGCCGCGAGCTGTCGAAAATCACGCGCAGCTCCATGGGTCCGAACGGGCTATGCAAAATGGTCATCAACCATCTCAACAAGCTGTTTGTCACGCacgacgccgccaccattctgcgcgagctggaggtggaACACCCCGCCGCAAAGTTGCTGGTGCAGGCTGCCAATGCCATGCAGGAGGAGGTCGGCGATGGTACCAACTTTGTGGTTACGCTCTGTGGCGAGCTGCTTTCACAGGCGGAGTCACTGGTGCGCATGGGATTGCACCCGAGCGAGATCATCGAAGGCTACAAGAAGGCGGGCAGTAAGAGCCTGGAGTTGCTGGACACGATGGTGTGCAAATCTGTCGATGACTGCCTCCGCAAGGAACAGGTGATGGATGCGATCCGAACCTCCATTGCGTCAAAGCAGTACGGGTATGAGGACTTCCTCGCCGATGTTGTAGCAGACGCCTGCATCAATGTGTGCCCGTCTAACGTTCGCTCATTCAATGTGGACAACGTGCGCGTGGTGAAGCTTGACGGCGAGTCGATTCTGTCCACGAAGCTTGTCCGCGGCTTCGTGATCGGGCGCAACACAGAAAGCAACCTGAAGCACCTCAAGAGCGCCAAGGTGGCCGTATACAGCTGCGCTGTGGACGTGCCATCGCTGGAGACAAAAGGGACGGCGCTGATTGAGAACGCCGAGGACCTCATCCAGTACTCccgcaaggaggaggagattaTGCAGGAGATCATCTCCAACATTCACAAGTCTGGCGCCAACCTCATCGTTTCCAACTCCACCTTTGGCGATCTGGCGCTGCATTTCATAAACCGTCTCGGAATGATGGCTGTACGCATACCTTCCAAGTTCGAGCTTCGTCGTCTTTGTGCCGCTGTTGGTGCTCGTGTGATGACTCGCCTCGACGCGCCGTCCATGGAGGATATGGGCGCTTGCGACTCGGTGGATGTCCTTGATATTGGTGGCAAGAACGTGACGGCGTTTGTCCAGGACCGGGACGACTCGAAGCTCTCCACAATTGTGGTGCGTGGTGCCACGCAGAACGTCTTGGATGACGTGGAGCGCGCCATCGACGACGGCGTGAACGTGTTCAAGGCACTGACGAAGGACAAGCGGGTTGTGGCGGGTGCCGGCGCGGTGGAGATGGAGCTGCAAAAAGAACTCACCCTCTATGCCGAAGCGAACCCTGGTCTCGACCAGTACGCTGTGCGCAAGTACGCTTCCAGTttcgaggtggtggcgcgcaCACTTGCCGAGGCCAGTGGCTTCAACGGTACTGATATGGTCacgcagctggaggcggaTCACAACGCTGGCAAGAAGTACCAGGGCGTCAACCTGAACGATGGCACAACGTTGGATGCGGTGGAGGCGGGTATTGTTGAGCCCCATATGACCAAGTTCTGGGCAATTAGGCTGGCCACCGACACTGTGCTCACGGTGCTGTCTGTGAACCAGATCATCGTGGCGAAGCAGGCTGGCGGCCCCAAAAACCGCCCGGACCAAGCACGCGACGCAGACTGA
- a CDS encoding RNA editing comple protein MP63, with protein sequence MQRRVGVLTAAAACRCALRRLRHVWARPVHESGALASVNGASNAGLVEAVRNQSTIPDRRFHCSVCKKSFRLEMAAKLHLQQVHNSEGTVEAGAGPGQGEKEAQQTPVGVFRNAPPQAPTVVSPIVPDTHERSARRAKPAPKPLHQAEREVPGLVMEKMLSVWDDTGLKRMGNQFIHSTMVMRVFAARPSDCGEPLYGAVIPEGENPFEDCQYAADKAGPIMANDEKANFYHITESDAFAMASDESLGPLRPSRCPNPFLRKATKDIPKTATRMEFAEQQTAPVTPFGQLPMFGQTLPPATAPMPSAAEQPSTKDNTVVSSPFAAGASDSPFAGTTNVLSVGQGHSPFGSVEVPADVAAVEPGNAASSVTSSSIPTSPFAAAAGAIPPSPFAAAPSPFTTSSFAAASYAAVEAVAATSSAFVSDGASPVSFSACPASASAKEAPTSTHVCTICNKSFFMHDGLRMHSKAKHGKELPKASRKEKREVPDLPAFIPSPVDLTMTSPFGSSAQRSVWTEVELTPYAQSVSNITVAGRVLDVEVSNEGALLLSLYVSDSAEKEAEVIPVRCTSDALRTLGKTLEQGDHVFACGSLRVLPFTDKKTQKTYSSAVVHVTFPTGIIAKLS encoded by the coding sequence ATGCAGAGGCGAGTCGGTGTCCtaactgctgctgctgcgtgccgctgcgctctgCGCCGACTGCGCCACGTATGGGCTCGCCCCGTACACGAATCGGGCGCTCTGGCCTCCGTGAACGGCGCCTCAAATGCCGGTCTGGTGGAAGCTGTGCGGAATCAGAGTACCATCCCCGACCGGCGCTTTCACTGTAGCGTTTGCAAGAAGTCTTTTCGCTTGGAGATGGCGGCAAAACTGCACCTTCAACAGGTGCACAACAGCGAGGGCACCGTGGAGGCAGGCGCTGGTCCCGGGCAGGGCGAGAAGGAAGCGCAGCAGACCCCGGTAGGTGTGTTTCGTAACGCCCCTCCGCAGGCGCCGACTGTCGTCTCGCCAATCGTGCCCGATACTCACGAGCGCTCTGCGCGCCGTGCGAAGCCGGCCCCAAAACCACTCCACCAGGCCGAGCGCGAGGTGCCAGGTCTCGTGATGGAGAAGATGCTCTCGGTATGGGATGACACGGGCCTGAAGCGAATGGGTAATCAGTTTATTCACAGTACGATGGTAATGCGTGTGTTTGCTGCTCGCCCGTCTGACTGCGGCGAGCCGTTGTACGGAGCCGTGATTCCAGAAGGTGAGAACCCGTTTGAGGATTGCCAATATGCCGCTGACAAGGCAGGCCCTATCATGGCGAATGACGAGAAAGCCAATTTTTATCACATTACTGAAAGCGACGCTTTTGCAATGGCGTCTGATGAGTCTCTCGGTCCATTGCGCCCCTCTCGGTGCCCGAACCCGTTTCTCCGAAAAGCAACAAAGGATATTCCGAAAACTGCCACGAGGATGGAGTTCGCAGAGCAGCAAACAGCCCCGGTAACGCCATTCGGCCAGCTCCCCATGTTTGGGCAGACTCTTCCACCTGCTACGGCACCCAtgcccagcgccgccgagcaACCGTCGACGAAGGACAACACTgtcgtttcttctcccttcgccgccggcgccagTGACTCACCGTTTGCGGGGACGACAAACGTTCTGTCTGTCGGGCAAGGGCACTCTCCGTTTGGCTCGGTCGAGGTTCCTGCAGATGTGGCCGCTGTCGAGCCTGGGAATGCAGCGTCCTCTGTGACTTCCTCTTCGATACCGACGTCGCCGttcgcggctgctgctggtgcgatCCCTCCGTCTCCATTTGCCGCAGCCCCGAGCCCCTTCACCACCAGCTCTTTTGCAGCCGCCTCGTAtgcagcagtggaggcaGTCGCGGCCACAAGCAGCGCTTTTGTTTCTGACGGCGCATCCCCtgtctccttctccgcgtGTCCCGCCAGCGCATCGGCTAAGGAGGCGCCCACCTCGACGCATGTGTGCACCATCTGCAATAAGAGCTTTTTTATGCATGACGGGCTTCGAATGCACAGCAAGGCCAAGCATGGGAAGGAGCTGCCGAAGGCGTCACggaaggagaagcgcgaAGTGCCGGATTTACCAGCCTTCATCCCCAGCCCGGTGGATCTCACGATGACATCCCCCTTCGGCTCGTCTGCACAGCGATCGGTGTGGACGGAAGTGGAACTCACACCCTATGCGCAGTCCGTGAGTAACATTACTGTGGCAGGTCGCGTGCTGGATGTCGAAGTATCGAATGAAGGGGCGTTGCTCTTGTCCCTTTATGTCTCCGATTCGGCCGAAAAGGAGGCTGAGGTGATTCCTGTTCGCTGTACCTCAGATGCCTTGAGAACCTTGGGCAAAACGCTCGAGCAAGGCGACCACGTATTCGCGTGTGGCTCGTTGCGCGTTTTGCCCTTCACTGATAAGAAAACGCAAAAGACGTATTCCTCCGCCGTCGTGCACGTTACTTTTCCGACGGGAATTATTGCCAAGCTGAGCTGA
- a CDS encoding protein disulfide isomerase yields the protein MKLLYVVFFVCTLLLCLTSAEVQVATQDNFDNVVSGDLTLVKFYAPWCGHCKTLAPEFVKAAEMLTGIATLAEVDCTTEKALAEKYEVKGFPTLYVFRNGVKVKAYDGPRTADGIASYMKSHVGPSMKVVAKAEELEDLMKENFPLCVVKTANADSEMASMMTKLADSLRSEMNFALVTDTAISPADAMESVTVYRKGKEREAYDSASPMTDASMKNFLATAVLDFFGELGQMSFQKYMEANKEKPLGWVFIDKNTDPTLKKSLEAVAEKYRSQVLMTYIDGDQYRPVSRQLGIPEGAEFPAFVIDHDRRHHVMPVDIPVTVESITEFIEKYIKGETKQTLMSDEVPATETVNGLTTVVGQTISKYTDGKQNVMLLFYAPWCGHCQKLHPDYEKMAENLQSENVMIAKMDATTNDFDREKFQVSGFPTIYFIPAGKPPMMYEGGRSAKEMEEFVRSHMTTSSGSSDEGDL from the coding sequence ATGAAGCTCTTATACGTTGTGTTCTTCGTGTGcacccttctcctctgccttACATCCGCAGAGGTGCAGGTGGCCACCCAAGATAACTTTGACAACGTCGTTAGCGGCGATCTGACGTTGGTCAAGTTTTACGCTCCGTGGTGCGGTCACTGCAAGACACTGGCCCCGGAGTTTGTAAAGGCCGCCGAGATGCTGACCGGAATCGCGACGCTGGCGGAGGTCGACTGCACCACGGAGAAGGCCCTCGCTGAGAAGTACGAAGTCAAGGGGTTCCCCACACTGTACGTCTTCCGTAACGGCGTGAAAGTGAAGGCCTACGATGGTCCCCGCACTGCTGACGGCATTGCGTCGTACATGAAGTCGCATGTTGGTCCCTCGATGAAGGTAGTCGCAAAGGCTGAGGAGCTCGAGGACCTCATGAAGGAGAacttccctctctgcgtAGTGAAGACAGCGAATGCCGATTCAGAGATGGCGTCGATGATGACCAAGCTGGCTGACTCTCTCCGCTCTGAAATGAACTTTGCGCTCGTGACGGATACTGCCATTTCTCCTGCGGATGCAATGGAGTCTGTCACGGTGTACCGCAAGGGTAAGGAGCGCGAGGCGTACGATAGCGCCTCGCCGATGACGGACGCTTCAATGAAGAACTTTCTCGCAACTGCGGTGTTGGACTTCTTCGGTGAGCTCGGCCAGATGAGCTTTCAGAAGTACATGGAGGCGAACAAGGAGAAGCCGCTTGGTTGGGTGTTTATCGACAAGAACACGGATCCGACGCTGAAGAAGTCGCTCGAGGCGGTAGCGGAGAAGTATCGCTCGCAGGTGCTGATGACGTACATTGATGGCGATCAGTACCGACCTGTCTCGCGCCAGCTGGGTATTCCCGAAGGTGCGGAATTCCCGGCGTTTGTGATCGACCACGATCGCCGCCATCATGTGATGCCGGTCGACATCCCAGTCACAGTCGAGTCAATCACTGAATTTATTGAGAAGTACATCAAAGGCGAAACGAAACAGACCTTGATGTCTGACGAGGTCCCCGCCACGGAAACGGTGAACGGCCTCACGACGGTTGTGGGCCAGACAATCTCCAAGTACACAGACGGCAAGCAGAACGTGATGCTGCTCTTCTACGCGCCGTGGTGCGGGCACTGTCAGAAGCTGCATCCCGATTACGAGAAGATGGCCGAGAATCTCCAGTCCGAGAATGTGATGATTGCGAAGATGGATGCCACGACGAACGACTTCGACCGCGAGAAGTTTCAGGTGTCCGGCTTCCCAACGATATATTTCATTCCAGCTGGCAAGCCGCCGATGATGTACGAGGGAGGCCGGAGCGCTAAAGAGATGGAGGAGTTCGTGAGGTCCCACATGACAACTTCCTccggcagcagtgacgaGGGCGACTTGTAG
- a CDS encoding putative delta-6 fatty acid desaturase, which produces MVFELTSPYAYHSSLPKCVIRIDDNWYDCTSWRNSHPGGAQMCDEFHGKDATDAFYSLHSVEAIQKLKRMKALPLKEGDGPRDQVSLNFEKLVQQLRSEGWFERRWIIDFSRNIIPVIVLYVVGTYLSYSRPFMAVILIGLGMQQGGWLAHDFTHARGKFARFLATTLGGMLNAFSVEWWSNKHNTHHIFVNRKGMDADIHNEPALFLWVPDVSEDFACRRYQHTFYLAAYSLLYVSWRMQSLRFAVSSGNRLELSLMALNYLWLALLPWKVSLGSVLLGGFCVAVVVTSNHQTEEMIERDEPYNYVVDQHRATRGVHCSNPFFEWFFGGMQYQLEHHLFPMVPRYRYPKLRRILRKFAEDNGLPFHVEGVWKITKMNFDVLYRVATKPAVNSVEARKRK; this is translated from the coding sequence ATGGTCTTTGAGCTCACTTCGCCGTACGCGTATCACAGTTCTTTGCCGAAGTGCGTAATTCGCATTGACGACAATTGGTACGATTGCACGTCCTGGCGAAACTCGCACCCCGGGGGTGCGCAGATGTGTGATGAGTTCCATGGAAAGGATGCCACAGATGCGTTCTACTCGCTGCACTCGGTGGAGGCGATTCAGAAGCTGAAGCGTATGAAGGCACTGCCGCTCAAGGAGGGCGATGGACCTCGCGATCAGGTGTCGCTGAACTTTGAGAAGCTCGTCCAGCAGTTGCGAAGTGAGGGATGGTTTGAGCGGAGGTGGATTATCGACTTTTCACGGAATATTATTCCTGTCATCGTGCTCTACGTTGTGGGAACGTACCTGAGCTACTCACGTCCTTTCATGGCCGTGATTCTTATCGGACTGGGCATGCAGCAGGGTGGCTGGCTAGCGCATGATTTCACGCACGCCCGCGGCAAGTTTGCCCGCTTCCTCGCCACCACGCTCGGAGGCATGCTCAACGCCTTCTCGGTGGAGTGGTGGTCAAATAAGCACAACACTCATCATATTTTTGTGAATCGAAAAGGCATGGACGCTGATATCCACAACGAGCCTGCCCTGTTCCTCTGGGTACCGGATGTGTCCGAGGACTTTGCGTGCCGCCGCTATCAGCACACCTTCTACCTTGCCGCGTACTCCCTTCTCTACGTTTCGTGGCGGATGCAGTCGCTGCGCTTTGCAGTGAGTAGCGGCAATAGGCTGGAGCTCTCGCTGATGGCGCTTAACTACCTGTGGTTGGCGCTGTTGCCGTGGAAGGTTTCCTTGGGCAGCGTGCTCCTTGGCGGTTTCTGTGTcgctgtggtggtgacgTCGAACCACCAGACAGAGGAGATGATCGAGCGTGACGAGCCGTACAACTACGTTGTCGATCAACATCGCGCCACCCGCGGTGTCCACTGCTCCAACCCCTTCTTTGAGTGGTTCTTTGGGGGTATGCAATACCAGCTGGAGCATCACCTTTTCCCGATGGTTCCCCGCTACCGTTACCCGAAGCTGCGACGTATTCTGCGCAAGTTCGCCGAGGATAATGGGCTGCCGTTCCACGTTGAAGGAGTCTGGAAGATCACCAAGATGAACTTTGATGTCTTGTACCGCGTCGCCACGAAGCCTGCTGTGAATTCAGTGGAGGCTAGGAAACGTAAGTAG